In one window of Azoarcus olearius DNA:
- the treZ gene encoding malto-oligosyltrehalose trehalohydrolase encodes MRSPTRSTPPHLNAASRRGPDPLANAPQARMPDARAPGTQPRRGSGGAHGRSQFGKSGWRPNEAGHGRDAASGAATVHWMHRMPFGPRLVEEHNIHAGYRFRLWAPAEKAVEVVLHQPDGECSYHPCAKSDGWHSCKIPTARPGDRYSFRLDGQLEVPDPASRYNPDGVHGPSVLVDPTTFAWDAGWSGRPWEAAVIYELHVGTFTAEGTYAAAEARLDELAALGITAIELMPLAEFSGARGWGYDGVLPYAPKAAYGTPDALKHFIQAAHRRGLMVMLDVVYNHFGPDGNYLHVYAPQFFSQHYETPWGAAIDFESPYSAHVREFFIHNALYWLEEYRFDGLRLDAVHGIFDRSNPHILEELSSRARMRLADRRIHLVVENVDNTASRLGRPGLGGHYEAQWNDDFHHAAHVLLTGEHDGYYADFAERPVQLLVRCLAEGFAFQGEHSAFHDAPRGEPSSALPATAFVNFLQNHDQIGNRALGERLTTLTDSRRLRALVAIQLLAPSPPLIFMGEEAGATTPFLFFCDYPGELAKAVREGRQREFAAFMQFHGEDGAQLPDPCGEESFARSKLDWGARGDPPAREWLALYRELLAQRHAVVVPRVAGVVPGRSTWHLFGERTFEVRWVGVDGGALVMRANLDDLTSPLLPALEAAPFAAVGSDSGPDRLGPWAVQCYLLPGAGQG; translated from the coding sequence ATGAGAAGCCCCACCCGCAGCACGCCGCCCCACCTCAACGCCGCGTCGCGCCGGGGGCCGGATCCACTCGCCAACGCCCCGCAGGCGCGCATGCCCGATGCGCGCGCGCCGGGCACCCAGCCGCGCCGCGGCAGTGGTGGCGCCCATGGCCGCAGCCAGTTCGGCAAGAGCGGCTGGCGGCCCAACGAGGCCGGGCACGGGCGCGACGCGGCCAGCGGCGCGGCCACGGTGCACTGGATGCACCGCATGCCCTTCGGCCCGCGCCTGGTGGAAGAACACAACATCCACGCCGGCTACCGCTTCCGCCTGTGGGCTCCGGCCGAAAAGGCCGTGGAGGTGGTGCTGCACCAGCCCGACGGCGAATGCAGTTACCACCCCTGCGCGAAGTCAGACGGCTGGCACAGCTGCAAGATACCCACCGCGCGCCCGGGCGACCGCTACAGCTTCCGCCTCGACGGCCAGCTCGAGGTGCCGGACCCCGCCTCGCGCTACAACCCGGACGGCGTGCACGGCCCCAGCGTGCTGGTCGATCCCACCACCTTCGCGTGGGATGCGGGCTGGAGCGGGCGGCCGTGGGAGGCGGCGGTGATCTACGAGCTGCACGTGGGCACCTTCACCGCGGAAGGCACCTATGCCGCCGCCGAGGCGCGGCTGGACGAACTCGCCGCGCTCGGCATCACCGCGATCGAGCTGATGCCGCTGGCGGAGTTTTCCGGCGCGCGCGGCTGGGGCTACGACGGCGTGCTGCCGTATGCGCCCAAGGCCGCCTACGGCACGCCCGATGCGCTCAAGCACTTCATCCAGGCGGCCCACCGCCGCGGGCTGATGGTGATGCTGGACGTGGTCTACAACCACTTCGGCCCCGACGGCAACTACCTGCATGTGTATGCACCGCAGTTCTTCAGCCAACACTACGAGACGCCGTGGGGCGCGGCGATCGACTTCGAGAGCCCGTATTCGGCCCACGTGCGCGAATTCTTCATCCACAACGCCCTGTACTGGCTGGAGGAATACCGCTTCGACGGCCTGCGCCTGGATGCGGTGCACGGCATCTTCGACCGCTCCAACCCGCACATCCTGGAAGAGCTGTCCTCACGTGCGCGCATGCGCCTGGCCGATCGCCGCATCCACCTGGTGGTGGAGAACGTCGACAACACCGCCAGCCGCCTCGGCCGCCCCGGGCTTGGGGGGCATTACGAAGCGCAGTGGAACGACGACTTCCACCACGCCGCCCACGTGCTGCTGACCGGCGAGCACGACGGCTATTACGCCGACTTTGCCGAGCGTCCGGTGCAGTTGCTGGTGCGCTGCCTCGCCGAGGGGTTCGCGTTCCAGGGCGAGCACTCCGCCTTCCACGACGCCCCGCGCGGCGAACCGAGCAGCGCGCTGCCCGCCACCGCGTTCGTCAATTTCCTGCAGAACCACGACCAGATCGGCAACCGCGCGCTCGGCGAGCGGCTGACGACACTGACCGATTCGCGCCGCCTGCGCGCGCTGGTCGCAATCCAGCTGCTGGCGCCTTCGCCGCCGCTGATCTTCATGGGCGAGGAGGCCGGCGCCACCACGCCCTTCCTGTTCTTCTGCGACTACCCCGGCGAGCTGGCGAAGGCGGTGCGCGAAGGCCGCCAGCGCGAGTTCGCGGCCTTCATGCAGTTCCACGGCGAGGATGGGGCGCAACTGCCCGATCCGTGTGGCGAAGAGAGCTTCGCGCGCAGCAAGCTCGACTGGGGCGCGCGGGGCGACCCGCCTGCGCGCGAGTGGCTGGCGCTGTATCGCGAACTGCTGGCGCAGCGCCACGCGGTGGTGGTGCCGCGGGTGGCGGGCGTGGTGCCCGGCCGCAGCACCTGGCACCTGTTCGGCGAGCGCACTTTCGAGGTGCGCTGGGTGGGGGTGGACGGCGGCGCGCTGGTGATGCGCGCCAACCTCGACGATCTCACCTCGCCGCTGCTGCCGGCGCTGGAAGCGGCGCCGTTTGCCGCGGTGGGCAGCGATTCCGGCCCCGACCGCCTGGGGCCGTGGGCGGTGCAGTGCTACCTGCTGCCGGGCGCGGGGCAGGGCTGA
- a CDS encoding malto-oligosyltrehalose synthase has translation MSNSAIEALCGHLGIDLAYEDAWGRRHEVDEDTRRALLAALGHPLEEGRAEQHAACELERLREVAAARVLPPLLVLEGVAAPLVLHPRLPAALVGQTLWWRIALEGGGERRGRVAARTREGAGEAGADGERVEAELTIGIELGQGYHRLSLFEHATSSHAFAEVGLAVCPPTCHPAPSGRLWGPSVQVYALRSARDWGMGDFGDLRRLVDIAADAGAHFVGVNPLHALFPHEPERASPYSPSSREWLNVLYLDIEAMRDFGECAAAGEKVGAAAFRARLDALRARTLIDYNGVAQAKFEVLELLYRHFRAMHLERDTQRAGQFRDFQREGGRSLRLHALFDALQTHFHAGDPAIWGWTTWPEAYRDPDGAAVETFAADNEQRIEFFEYLQWQAALQLQAVASRARARGMRVGLYRDLAVGVNEGGSETWARRSLHAFGAHAGAPPDELNANGQDWGFPPQIPQQLADQGYAPFLAVLRANMRHAGALRIDHVMSLMRLFWLPVARNRPGEEGEEARQRGAYVAYPMHDLFRLLCLESRRERCVVIGEDLGIVPQAIREAMARHGLLSYRPLYFQHADGGGFRRPDAWPQDALAVVGTHDLPTLRGYWAGHDIDLREALGMYREPGLRERQAEQRRADCRALLDALGGEALLAPGDEPPGGDEGGGLAPAVYRYIARTPSAMVAVQLEDVLAQLEATNLPGTSETTQPNWRRRLDAALADLAADARWLAVSSAINTERPSAPLPVSGGPPDFRPELADVPRATYRLQFNGDFGFAAATDVLPYLAALGISHVYAAPFLKARPGSRHGYDIVDHQAVNPEIGSDEDFDRYCARLAELGLGQVLDVVPNHVGVLGGDNEWWLDVLENGPASHFADHFDIDWEPPFAELRGKVLLPVLGDQYGLVLEAGELELSFSPERGSFCVRYYEHRFPIDPCDYPEILAAGAADPLPPLQGESRGGEGASAGASSTSEPSLELATLLAALRRLPPRDTADPEALAERRRDKETFKRHLAELYARLPALQAQVAAGLAAYRGHVGEPESFDALDHLLQRQAYRLASWRVAADDINYRRFFDVNDLAALRMENDAVFEATHARIFDWVAQGRVSGLRIDHPDGLADPAAYFERLQTRYGEVAGGGLAPPRALYVVVEKILGEFEGLPADWPVHGGTGYRFANLVNNLFVDPAQESRFTRIYRAFTGEMRDFAEVLVESKQLIMTHSLPGELGSLAYMLYDIAQHDRRTRDFTRSRLRGALAEVIAAFPVYRSYIGPRGVGEDDRRYVERAVEAAVARGLAGDASVLHFVREVLLSAPIEPRPELRRLKLRFVRRFQQFTAPVMAKAMEDTAFYRYNRLVSLNDVGGDPRTFGVGVEDFHLANEALACGHPFGLLATSTHDSKRSEDVRARISVLSEMPGAWRLALRRWGRLNARRKQRVNDEPAPSANDEYLLYQTLLGVWPLGAMDTSATAQLAERVEAYMLKAAREAKRHTSWMNPDAGYEAALTAFVRRLFVPDGGFLADFLPFQATVARFGIYNSLNMLLLKLAAPGVPDIYQGCEDWNFSLVDPDNRRPVDFAAAAARFEALRDEFPDGAGPAELLNLLDNAEDGRIKLYLLWRGLMLRQAFERTLRGGRYVPLDVEGPAARHVVAFARVRGEERVVVIATRLLYGFAGGDAGRVLMPEAWAGNTVVLPWHGLHLRDALCGRELWVGHGGGEGGPGHGIDLGTVFDPLPFALLVAEGGGER, from the coding sequence ATGAGCAACAGCGCGATCGAGGCCTTGTGCGGCCATCTCGGCATCGACCTGGCCTACGAGGACGCCTGGGGCCGCCGTCACGAGGTGGATGAGGACACGCGGCGCGCGTTGCTCGCCGCGCTCGGCCATCCGCTGGAGGAAGGGCGCGCCGAACAGCACGCCGCCTGCGAGCTGGAGCGCCTGCGCGAGGTGGCCGCGGCACGCGTGCTGCCGCCACTGCTGGTGCTGGAAGGGGTGGCAGCGCCGCTGGTGCTGCATCCGCGGCTGCCGGCGGCGCTGGTCGGCCAGACACTGTGGTGGCGCATCGCGCTGGAAGGCGGCGGCGAGCGGCGCGGCCGTGTCGCCGCACGGACGCGTGAAGGCGCCGGCGAGGCGGGAGCGGACGGCGAACGGGTCGAGGCCGAGCTGACCATCGGCATCGAGCTGGGGCAGGGTTATCACCGCCTCAGCCTCTTCGAGCACGCCACCTCGTCCCACGCCTTTGCCGAGGTCGGGCTGGCGGTCTGCCCGCCCACCTGCCACCCGGCGCCCTCGGGCCGGCTGTGGGGGCCATCGGTGCAGGTGTATGCGCTGCGCTCGGCGCGCGACTGGGGCATGGGCGACTTCGGCGACCTGCGCCGGCTGGTGGATATCGCCGCCGATGCCGGCGCCCACTTCGTCGGCGTCAATCCGCTGCATGCGCTGTTCCCGCACGAGCCGGAACGCGCCAGCCCGTACAGCCCTTCGAGCCGCGAATGGCTCAACGTGCTGTACCTCGACATCGAAGCGATGCGCGACTTCGGCGAGTGCGCCGCCGCGGGCGAAAAGGTGGGGGCGGCGGCGTTCCGCGCGCGGCTCGACGCGCTGCGCGCGCGCACCCTGATCGACTACAACGGCGTGGCGCAGGCCAAGTTCGAGGTGCTGGAACTGCTGTACCGCCATTTCCGCGCGATGCACCTGGAGCGCGATACCCAGCGCGCCGGCCAGTTCCGCGACTTCCAGCGCGAGGGCGGGCGCAGCCTGCGCCTGCATGCCTTGTTCGACGCGCTGCAGACGCACTTCCACGCCGGCGACCCGGCGATCTGGGGCTGGACGACCTGGCCCGAGGCCTATCGCGACCCCGACGGCGCCGCGGTGGAGACCTTCGCCGCCGATAACGAGCAGCGCATCGAATTCTTCGAATACCTGCAATGGCAGGCCGCGCTGCAGTTGCAGGCGGTGGCCTCGCGGGCGCGGGCGCGCGGCATGCGCGTGGGCCTGTACCGCGACCTCGCCGTGGGCGTGAACGAGGGCGGCTCCGAAACCTGGGCCCGCCGCAGCCTGCACGCCTTCGGCGCCCACGCCGGCGCGCCGCCGGACGAACTCAACGCCAACGGCCAGGACTGGGGCTTTCCGCCGCAGATTCCGCAGCAGCTGGCGGACCAGGGCTACGCACCGTTTCTCGCGGTGCTGCGGGCCAACATGCGCCACGCGGGCGCGCTGCGCATCGACCATGTGATGAGCCTGATGCGGCTGTTCTGGCTGCCGGTGGCGCGCAACCGGCCGGGCGAGGAGGGCGAGGAAGCGCGCCAGCGCGGCGCCTACGTCGCCTACCCGATGCACGACCTGTTCCGCCTGCTGTGCCTGGAAAGCCGGCGCGAGCGCTGCGTGGTGATCGGCGAGGACCTGGGCATCGTGCCGCAGGCGATCCGCGAGGCGATGGCGCGGCACGGCCTGCTGTCCTACCGGCCGCTGTATTTCCAGCATGCCGACGGCGGCGGCTTCCGCCGTCCCGATGCGTGGCCGCAGGACGCGCTCGCGGTGGTCGGCACCCACGACCTGCCCACGCTGCGCGGCTACTGGGCCGGCCACGACATCGACCTGCGCGAGGCGCTGGGCATGTACCGCGAGCCCGGCCTGCGCGAGCGCCAGGCCGAACAGCGTCGCGCCGACTGCCGCGCGCTGCTCGATGCGCTGGGCGGCGAGGCGCTGCTCGCGCCGGGCGACGAGCCGCCCGGCGGCGATGAAGGCGGCGGCCTCGCACCGGCGGTGTATCGCTACATCGCGCGCACGCCGTCGGCGATGGTGGCGGTTCAGCTGGAAGACGTGCTGGCGCAGCTGGAGGCCACCAACCTGCCGGGCACCAGCGAGACCACCCAGCCCAACTGGCGGCGCCGGCTCGACGCGGCGCTGGCGGACCTTGCCGCCGACGCGCGCTGGCTGGCGGTGAGCAGCGCGATCAACACCGAGCGCCCGAGCGCGCCGCTGCCGGTCAGCGGCGGCCCGCCCGACTTCCGTCCCGAGCTGGCCGACGTGCCGCGCGCCACCTACCGGCTGCAGTTCAACGGCGACTTCGGCTTCGCCGCCGCCACCGACGTGCTGCCCTATCTCGCCGCGCTCGGCATCAGCCATGTGTACGCCGCGCCCTTCCTGAAGGCGCGGCCCGGCAGCCGCCATGGCTACGACATCGTCGATCACCAGGCGGTGAACCCCGAGATCGGCAGCGACGAGGACTTCGATCGCTACTGCGCGCGGCTGGCCGAACTCGGCCTCGGGCAGGTGCTGGACGTGGTGCCCAACCACGTCGGCGTGCTCGGCGGCGACAACGAATGGTGGCTGGACGTCCTGGAGAACGGCCCGGCGTCGCACTTTGCCGACCACTTCGACATCGACTGGGAGCCCCCTTTCGCCGAACTGCGCGGCAAGGTGCTGCTGCCGGTGCTGGGCGACCAGTACGGGCTGGTGCTGGAGGCGGGCGAACTGGAGCTCAGCTTCTCGCCGGAACGCGGCAGCTTCTGCGTGCGCTACTACGAGCACCGCTTCCCGATCGACCCGTGCGACTACCCGGAAATCCTCGCCGCGGGCGCCGCCGATCCGCTCCCTCCCCTGCAAGGAGAGAGCCGGGGCGGGGAGGGGGCTAGCGCGGGCGCCTCAAGTACATCCGAACCCAGTCTCGAACTCGCCACCCTGCTTGCCGCGCTGCGGCGGCTGCCGCCGCGCGACACCGCCGATCCGGAAGCGCTCGCCGAGCGGCGACGCGACAAGGAGACCTTCAAGCGCCACCTCGCCGAGCTGTACGCCCGCCTGCCGGCGTTGCAGGCCCAGGTGGCGGCGGGGCTGGCGGCCTATCGCGGACACGTCGGCGAGCCCGAGAGCTTCGATGCGCTCGATCACCTGCTGCAACGCCAGGCCTACCGGCTGGCCTCGTGGCGGGTGGCGGCGGACGACATCAACTACCGCCGCTTCTTCGACGTGAACGACCTTGCCGCGCTGCGGATGGAAAACGACGCGGTGTTCGAGGCCACGCACGCGCGCATCTTCGACTGGGTTGCGCAGGGCCGCGTGTCCGGCCTGCGCATCGACCACCCGGACGGGCTGGCCGACCCCGCGGCCTACTTCGAGCGCCTGCAGACCCGCTACGGCGAGGTGGCCGGCGGCGGTCTCGCGCCGCCGCGCGCGCTGTACGTGGTGGTGGAAAAGATCCTCGGCGAGTTCGAAGGGCTGCCGGCGGACTGGCCGGTGCACGGCGGCACCGGCTACCGCTTCGCCAACCTGGTGAACAACCTCTTCGTCGATCCGGCGCAGGAGTCGCGCTTCACGCGCATCTACCGCGCCTTTACCGGCGAGATGCGGGATTTCGCCGAGGTGCTGGTCGAATCCAAGCAGCTGATCATGACCCATTCGCTGCCGGGCGAACTCGGCAGCCTCGCCTACATGCTGTACGACATCGCGCAGCACGACCGCCGCACGCGCGACTTCACCCGCAGCCGCCTGCGTGGCGCGCTGGCCGAGGTGATTGCGGCGTTTCCGGTCTATCGCAGCTACATCGGCCCGCGCGGCGTGGGCGAGGACGACCGCCGCTACGTGGAGCGGGCGGTGGAGGCGGCGGTGGCGCGCGGGCTGGCGGGCGATGCGTCGGTGCTGCATTTCGTGCGCGAGGTGCTGCTGTCGGCGCCGATCGAACCGCGCCCCGAGCTGCGCCGGCTGAAGCTGCGCTTCGTGCGCCGCTTCCAGCAATTCACCGCGCCGGTGATGGCGAAGGCGATGGAAGACACCGCCTTCTACCGCTACAACCGGCTGGTGTCGCTCAACGACGTCGGCGGCGATCCGCGCACCTTCGGCGTGGGCGTGGAGGACTTCCACCTCGCCAACGAGGCGCTCGCCTGCGGCCATCCGTTCGGCCTGCTCGCCACCTCCACGCACGACAGCAAACGCTCGGAGGACGTGCGCGCGCGCATCAGCGTGCTCTCCGAGATGCCCGGCGCGTGGCGGCTGGCGCTGCGGCGCTGGGGGCGGCTCAACGCGCGCCGCAAGCAGCGGGTGAACGACGAGCCGGCGCCCTCGGCCAACGACGAATACCTGCTGTACCAGACCCTGCTCGGGGTGTGGCCGCTGGGGGCGATGGACACGTCCGCGACCGCGCAGCTCGCCGAACGGGTGGAGGCCTACATGCTGAAGGCCGCGCGCGAAGCCAAGCGTCACACCAGCTGGATGAACCCGGACGCCGGCTACGAGGCCGCGCTGACCGCCTTCGTGCGGCGGCTGTTCGTTCCCGACGGCGGCTTTCTCGCGGATTTCCTGCCCTTCCAGGCCACGGTTGCGCGCTTCGGCATCTACAACAGCCTGAACATGCTGCTGCTCAAGCTCGCCGCGCCCGGCGTGCCCGACATCTACCAGGGCTGCGAGGACTGGAACTTCAGCCTGGTGGACCCGGACAACCGCCGTCCGGTGGATTTCGCCGCCGCGGCGGCCCGTTTCGAGGCCCTGCGCGACGAGTTTCCCGACGGCGCGGGGCCGGCCGAGCTGCTGAACCTGCTCGACAACGCCGAGGATGGCCGCATCAAGCTCTACCTGCTGTGGCGCGGGCTGATGCTGCGCCAGGCCTTTGAACGCACGCTACGCGGCGGACGTTATGTGCCGCTGGACGTGGAAGGCCCGGCGGCGCGCCATGTGGTGGCGTTTGCGCGGGTGCGCGGCGAAGAGCGCGTGGTGGTGATCGCCACCCGGCTGCTGTATGGCTTTGCCGGCGGCGACGCCGGGCGGGTGCTGATGCCCGAAGCCTGGGCGGGCAACACCGTGGTGCTGCCCTGGCACGGCCTGCATCTGCGCGACGCGCTGTGCGGGCGTGAGCTGTGGGTCGGCCACGGCGGCGGGGAAGGTGGCCCCGGCCACGGCATCGACCTCGGCACCGTGTTCGACCCGCTGCCGTTCGCGCTGCTGGTGGCTGAAGGCGGAGGCGAGCGCT
- a CDS encoding glucose-1-phosphate adenylyltransferase has translation MIAGKSVLAFVMAGGEGSRLHPLTAERSKPSVPFNGRHRIVDFVLSNLVNSEIYSIYLLVQYKSQSLIEHIRRSWVLTPLIPHHFITVVPPQMQCGPEWFQGTADSVYQNLHLIDLIKPDLVVVFGADHVYRMDIRQMVQYHVDTHADATVAAIPIPLEQVSSFGIIRTDSAGRIRDFQEKPQSAEPMPNRPGVALASMGNYVFSTDVLVDALTRAHSKGGHDFGKNLLPAMCESHRLMAYDFSSNRVPGIRDFEDASYWRDVGTIDAYYAAHFDTLGECPAFCMSNPRWPIYAAPDQTEAAQVHDGHIRSASLGAGVLVRRATIERSLIRREVVVEEGAEVADSIVMDRTVIGAGAKIRRAIIDQNNFIPPGMRIGYDREADRARFHVTDSGIVVVAKGQLKP, from the coding sequence ATGATTGCCGGCAAGTCCGTACTCGCATTCGTCATGGCCGGTGGGGAGGGCAGCCGCCTTCACCCGCTGACCGCCGAGCGCTCCAAGCCCTCGGTGCCGTTCAATGGCCGCCACCGTATCGTGGACTTCGTGCTGTCCAACCTCGTCAATTCCGAGATCTACTCCATCTACCTGCTGGTGCAGTACAAGTCGCAGTCGCTGATCGAGCACATCCGCCGTTCGTGGGTGCTGACGCCGCTGATTCCGCACCACTTCATCACCGTGGTGCCGCCGCAGATGCAGTGCGGGCCGGAGTGGTTCCAGGGCACCGCCGATTCGGTGTACCAGAACCTGCACCTGATCGACCTGATCAAGCCCGACCTGGTGGTGGTGTTCGGCGCCGACCATGTGTACCGGATGGATATCCGTCAGATGGTGCAGTACCACGTCGATACCCATGCCGACGCGACCGTGGCGGCAATTCCGATTCCGCTCGAGCAGGTCAGCTCGTTCGGCATCATCCGCACCGACTCCGCCGGCCGCATCCGCGACTTCCAGGAAAAGCCGCAGAGCGCCGAGCCGATGCCCAACCGTCCCGGGGTGGCGCTGGCCTCGATGGGCAATTACGTTTTCTCCACCGACGTGCTGGTCGACGCGCTGACCCGTGCCCACTCGAAGGGCGGGCACGACTTCGGCAAGAACCTGCTGCCGGCGATGTGCGAGTCGCACCGGCTGATGGCCTACGACTTCTCCAGCAACCGCGTGCCCGGCATCCGCGACTTCGAGGACGCGAGCTACTGGCGCGACGTCGGCACCATCGATGCCTATTACGCGGCGCATTTCGACACCCTGGGCGAGTGCCCGGCGTTCTGCATGTCCAATCCGCGCTGGCCGATCTACGCTGCGCCGGACCAGACCGAGGCCGCCCAGGTGCATGACGGCCACATCCGCAGCGCCTCGCTCGGCGCCGGCGTGCTGGTCCGTCGCGCCACCATCGAACGCTCGCTGATCCGCCGCGAAGTGGTAGTGGAGGAGGGCGCCGAGGTGGCCGACTCCATCGTCATGGACCGCACGGTGATCGGGGCCGGGGCGAAGATCCGCCGCGCCATCATCGACCAGAACAACTTCATCCCGCCCGGCATGCGCATCGGCTACGACCGCGAGGCCGACCGCGCCCGCTTCCATGTCACTGACAGCGGCATCGTGGTGGTTGCAAAAGGACAGTTGAAGCCATGA